One genomic segment of Theobroma cacao cultivar B97-61/B2 chromosome 6, Criollo_cocoa_genome_V2, whole genome shotgun sequence includes these proteins:
- the LOC18595627 gene encoding GATA transcription factor 28 yields MDGIHGKNGRMHMGNDVQQPMHHHVHYEHHHHIMNGNGMVDDDDVHHAHHHHHHHHDVDDNVGCGEAEGVEAGDLPSDHPGVLSDNQGPDNGDQLTLSFQGQVYVYDSVPPEKVQAVLLLLGGREVPPTMPAIPITTQNNRGLPGTPQRFSVPQRLASLLRFREKRKERNFDKKIRYTVRKEVALRMQRNKGQFTSSKPNTDDSVSAASSWGSNQSWGADGNGSQNQEIVCRHCGISEKSTPMMRRGPEGPRTLCNACGLMWANKGTLRDLSKAAPQTGNSSSLSKNGENVNFEADQVVRITENVSGSS; encoded by the exons ATGGATGGGATACATGGGAAGAATGGCAGGATGCATATGGGTAATGATGTGCAACAGCCAATGCATCATCATGTACATTAtgaacatcatcatcatatcaTGAATGGGAATGGGATGGTTGACGATGATGATGTTCATCAcgctcatcatcatcatcatcatcatcatgatgTTGATGATAATGTTGGTTGTGGAGAAGCTGAGGGAGTAGAAGCAGGGGATTTGCCCTCTGATCACCCCGGGGTTCTTTCCGATAACCAGGGCCCCGATAATGGTGACCAGCTTACTCTGTCTTTCCAGGGTCAAGTTTATGTATACGACTCCGTTCCACCCGAAAAG GTTCAAGCCGTGCTTTTATTATTGGGGGGGCGCGAAGTACCACCAACCATGCCTGCTATCCCTATAACTACTCAGAATAATAGG GGATTACCTGGTACTCCACAACGGTTTAGTGTCCCACAGAGATTGGCCTCACTGCTTAGATTTCGTGAAAAGCGAAAAGAGCGGAATTTTGACAAGAAAATTCGCTATACTGTCCGTAAAGAGGTAGCACTAAG GATGCAAAGAAATAAAGGTCAGTTTACATCTTCGAAGCCTAATACTGATGATTCTGTATCAGCTGCCTCAAGCTGGGGCTCAAACCAGAGCTGGGGTGCAGATGGTAATGGATCACAAAACCAAGAGATTGT TTGTCGACATTGTGGCATCAGTGAGAAATCTACACCAATGATGCGACGTGGACCTGAAGGGCCAAGGACCCTTTGCAATGCTTGTGGACTTATGTGGGCAAATAAG GGAACTCTAAGGGACCTCTCTAAGGCAGCACCTCAGACTGGTAACAGTTCTTCCTTAAGCAAGAATGGGGAG AATGTAAATTTTGAGGCTGACCAGGTGGTTAGGATAACAGAAAATGTTAGTGGCTCATCATGA